From Taeniopygia guttata chromosome 3, bTaeGut7.mat, whole genome shotgun sequence:
CAACAGGATTCAAAAAATCCTGCATTTACAGGTAAGTGAATTAGCAAGCCCCAAGTCTTCCACTGGCCTAGACACACAACCTAATTCTGAAGGATTTACATAGCTCTGGAATGGACACCTGTGAAACCTGAAAAcccatgattttttttatgaCTTAAAACCAGTCACATtacatacattttatttaataaaagtTAAAAACACGTACAAAAATGCAGTTCCATTTCCGTAAAATATAGGCTCAAAATAAAAAGACTGAACAGTAGAGTTCAGGCAGTAAAGTGCAAGGACAGCAGCTATGCCAGTCATGCTTAATCCATAAATAACCCTTACACAGCAGGAAGGAACAGACAGAGCAGACACAGCCACACTGCAGCACAGCTATTCACGCACGTCCACAAGAGAACGATCCACACATCCCAGAACGGGCTGCAGGAATTGCAGGCCAGCTACACCCAAACAAGGAGGGAGCAGTTGCTTTTCCACATCGTGACACACATACATGACACACTTTTAAAAAGTCTATTCTCCAAGTCCACTGTTTTCCTCCCCCCACAATGCAAAAACCATGACAATTTATATAATTATGACAAGAGTTTCCAAATTGTTTTCTCAGGTGAGCACCATAAATAGTTAGTCTGTAAAAAAATGAAGTGCGAAACTGGCTACTAAACCGAGACGGGACATGCTTCTCCTGGTTAAAAGCATGCAAAAACAGCATCCAAAAGTCAGACTTCTTGTTCTAAGGGActtctgaggagaaaaaagtaAGAGCAGCATCTCTTTGTTCACCACAGAAACTTGGAAAACTAGGTAGCAACAGAGAACAGCAACACCACAAGGATCCACTTCACCAGGCAAAGAGGTTCCAACTGAGCCCTTTGGAGAGTCCAAAGCAAGGCCCACACACACCTCACTGGCACGTACACCGGGGTCAGTGGGATTACAGCACGTGTCAGTGCACAGGGTGTGGGCCTTTACAAGGTCAGGCACAAAAACTTCAGTACACCTAGCACAATACTCCGATTTAGTGCAGCTTGAAAACTTACTACTGTTAATTATAGACTTTAgtgtaaaaaataattacataatCTGCTTTAACTGAAACAGGTCTCTGCCAATTTCAGAGGAGTGTCAGCTGAGGTTGGCAAGTCAGCACTTCCATAGATGAGATCTGTGCTTTGCCCACAAGACCAGAATTTCAGAACAAAGCAGTAAAGAGAGAGTGCATTCCAAGTTATCCAGAGCTGATGCATATAGGAAGAACAATCCTCCTCAGCGCTCAACTAAGCTTCAGTGCAGAGTGGCTGAAGGGAGAAGAGTCCAGAAGGAATAAGCACTCCAGAAATAATTCATTCGGGGGGAGCTGTCTCCCAGCAAAACACCTGGTGCTTTGCTGTCCCGTCAGCTCTGCTACAGTACATACACACCTTCTGCACCTTGGGAATGGAGCACTCCGATTGTGCTACGGGCATTTTGTTACTCACACCATGCTATTACAACACAGCACTCCTGCAGCCATTGGTTCCATTTCTTAACTATCATTACACTTTGTGTAAAAGAAAATCCATTCAACAGGGAGAGTGTATTGTTTAATAGAAAAGGGTGATTTTATACAAAGTACTGTGGAGAAGTATAAGGCCACATTAAGAGCATCATCAAGTTGACAAGGTGGCTATTTCTTTACTCAAGACACAATTAGTACTTCCTCTGGTGCATTGATACAGGTAAAAGAAAGCCTTGAACAATTTCCTATAAGGTGCACAAGTATCcacaatacaaaaaaaacctttaattttttatttctcctctactcaaaaaaatatatagagaGCCACTAATTTTTAATGGGCTATCTTgccattttcacatttttcagtttattttgaTATGTTGGTTTAGTAGGACCAAAAATAAAGCATAATTTTTAGTGTCAAAATTTCTAAACAGTGTTTGTGCTTCTATCTCCATCAGAGCAGTCTGGCTCCTCCAAACTTTGCTCCAGTGGAATGTGGACTCAAGAATGGTTCTACCAACAGCCACATCAGCTTCTACTTGCAAAGGGTATGAACTCATAAAACGTTGAGGATCTCAGCACTTGTATTCTCAAATAAGGTCATTCTGCTTTGggttgttttaaaaattactgactCACTTTGATCTCCAATGTACCTGCATAAGGAGAGCATAAGAGCACTAGCCCATTGCAGGATCAGGATCTGCAAGTGTGAAAACACCAACCAATATGAGTTATCAAATGGTAAGTGTTTATAAAACACTCTGAATACAATAGTTTAGGTTCACTGAAAAGGAGTTTCCAAAACTCTGGGTCTCATCCAGCACAGCCCTACTAATGCAAGTAATTTGCCTGCATAACAAGACCAAAAtgaacaaatacaaaatatatttggtaTAGAAAATAGTactataaaaattaaaaaccaccCTGTTTCACTGTCCATCAAAATATTAACAGCAAGCATTACTTTTAACCTATtgccaaaataatttccaaggAGTTCTACTTTCCTGAAGTGCTGGTGATTGCAATTGCCCAagtactgaaaaaaaccaacaggGAAGGGACGAGGAAATATGATCAATTCCTCACATAGCACTATCAACAGAGGACCTAAACTGCAGGAAACTAAAGTACACACAAACACGGGGAAAACAAAAGCCATTGCCATCGGAGCTCTTTCTGATCTTTCGCAGAAGTTTGCAGAAGGTGCTTCTTCACTCTAGCCCTGGCAGACAGGTGATGGCACGGGGATGAGCATGCTCAGAGCGCTGCTGCCCCTGGGTTTCTCTGCTGTGGCAATTCTGCTGAGTTTGCCAACCTCTGTCTGCCAGCTGGGGGCCTTCTTGGTGGCCATGTGGCGGCGGGTGTGCTTCGTCAGGTGGTCACTGCGCATGAAGCGGCGCTCGCACACCGGACACGAGAACTTCTTCTCGCCCGTGTGCGTCCTGCGGTGCCGCGACAGCTCATCCGAGCGGGCAAACTTCTTGTCACAGCCGTCCCAGTTGCAGCTGAAAGGTTTTTCACCTGCAGGACATAAAGGAACATTTGTTACTTTTGAGAAGCTGTGTTGCAGTCTTATCAAAGGACTAACTTAAAACCTGCTTTGCAAAAACCAGGGAGTTCCACAGAACTGCTCATCTGTGCAGTCAATGTAAGATTAAGCTTTGGAGAAAAATAATAGCTATCGTTTCTACTTATTTCCTTATCTCTCTTTAAGTGTTCTTTAATCAAGTCTGGTTTTTCAGTTGTCCAAAATCCCAGTTTAAAGAAATAGAGCCTTCATAAAGCTGCCTTATCTGCCGACTGAGAAGCAAGCCCCATCCCCATGTATCCATATCTCTCTGGCTGCAGCATGTCACCCACAAATACTGTGGGCAAACAGGAAGCCTGGAATGGAGCCTCTGGGTCCTGCTTTGTGGTCCAGTTCCACACACAAACACACGCCAGCGAGCACTCCTGAGGCAAAGCCTGTCCTGCCAGCCCCCCCAGACCAGGAAGGGCAGCAGTCAGCACAGCTGCccacatcagctgctgctcatccTGGGCCACTGCTGAACATCCCACCTGTCCTGAACAACCACAACTACAACTGCTGCCTGCAACTCCCACAGGGCTCCAGACAAACATCTACCACGTGGCCCAAAATTATGGGGACACTTCAGCGCAGAAAAGAAGGGGCCCGCAGAAAGAAAGCCCAGCAGGAGTGTTCTCACTTCAGGCATTGAGAGTAAAGTCTGTGTCTTCTGGATGTTCTAGGATCTAGCTAGTCAGCATgcagagaaaaggcagaaaaagaaagctgaacTACTCTTCCTCCTGATCCTGTAATGGGAATTCGTTCGTGAGGGGTCAGCATGTTTCACCTGGCATTGATGTTTTAATCACGAtacagggacacacacaggcTCCCATGTGCACAAGGCAAGGCACTTGCTGATAGTCTGTTTATCCTGGAGCACCAGGTTTAATTCAGCAGCCTCTCAAGCCAGAAGCAGAAGCATCATTCTACCTCTGAATGATGGTTTACAAGAATTACCAGCTTCATGTAGAGGTTAAGCTCTTTCCCCAAAGGAACAGTAAAGACAAACTGCCAAACTAATGCAAATCCTGTCACGCAAGCTGACATACAATAAGCCCAGTGACTGTGGGGTAACAGCAGGTAGGGGAAAAAAGTtaaggaaaaccaaaaatagAACTATTCTATACCAATCTCCCACTATGCCTTCCCTTCAACATCAAAAATAATCCCTGAGAACTCAAAGTTAGTTTAAATTTAACAAGATGctggaagcagaaaaaggaTAAGTAAAACACATATAGACTGACCACTGACCAAATTTATGGAGCAAATCACTTCATATTAATTACAATTCATTTTCATTTACCTCTAAAATTCCCCTTCTGCAACTGAATAAACTGTTACATTCCTGTAGGAACTCTACTTCCTAACACAGCAACCCAAAATCTCAATGCATTCCCATTTAGCCTACACAAAACTCTACgaggaacaaaaaaaccccaaacaaatataaaaagcaGTTTCTGAGCTTCTCTCTTCTTTTACTCACGAACAATTAAGAACaactacctgtactgtgtttCGCTCACACCAGACCTCCCCATGCTCCAAAACAAGGGACTTGCACAATTCATTTCAATCTAGTCCAGATGGCAGGAGTCCACTTAGATCTAAACAAATGCACACAGATGGCAAAGCTTCACTCCAACTAAAGCCTGTGAAACTCAACTAACACTACAGGGTCAGCTGAGGTCTCGGAACAAAGTACGTCTTGTTTTGCTTGTCCATGGAGAATGAACATTCCTTCCATCCCCAAGATGAGCAAAAGCTTCCCCATTAcctgctccttccctttctCACCCCCCTCCATGCAAAAACGTGCATTTCAGTGCCCCAACACAAGCCAGAGCCCTCTGGTACACACCAGTGTGGGTGCGAAGGTGGGCTTTGAGGTGGGAACTTTTGAAATAGGTTTTCTTGCACCCAGGGAAGTCACAAACGTAATTCCTCCGCCTGGAGAAGTCCATCTGGGGGGCACAGGTCTGACCAGAAGCGATGAACACAGGAGCAGGGGCGAGGGGCAGCAGCTTGGTGCTGCCCACAGCCACCACGGCCGGCGGGCCCTGCGGCGTCTGCGTGACAGCGGGCGGCGGGAGCACCAGCATGACAGTCCCCTGAGGCACAGACGGGCCCATGAGCACGGGCTGGGAGAGCGGGGCTGTCTGCGGCAGAATAGGCTTCATGGGAGCTGAAGGCTTGACATAGGCATTAATCATGCTGCTTTGTCCATTTACAGGGATCATTTGACAGAGAACCTGGGGGCTTGAGACAGGGGCAGGTGCCACTGGGGTAGCTCTTTTTTGCAAGTCACTCTCACAATTCTTTGGTAAGTGGGTTTGTGGTGAAACAGGCCGGACTGGTGGTTGCCCTTTATTGGTCACAATATCACTGGAGTCACGTGCATAAGGCTGATGTACTGGAGAGGTTTTTTTGATTAAATCATCCGCAGCCCACGTGTCCTGTGGCAGTCTGGAATGTTTTCGGTCATCCGCTCCACACCAGTCTCTGGAAGTGCTGTAGCCTGAAGTtacctttgttttctcttgcacAGCAGGAATGTGATGGTAAGCAGAACTATCACCTGTGTGACGTATGACGCTTGTTGCCATGGCCCGGCAAGGCTGAGGTGCGGAGAATTCAGAGATCACTGGCTTCTGACTGCACTGTCGCCCCGCGCTGGGAACAGATGGCTTGGCTATGGGAGAGGCACTGGTTGCTGATGtgactgagcaggcagctgtgtTTGCCATGACAGTCCTTGGTTTGGAGTAAGTCACTTGTGAGGACAGGAGCGTAGCTGCCGACATCTCAACGAAGTCAGGGCTGTGCGGAGGGGTCATgcactgcaaaaaaaacccacaccactGGGGATCAGTGTAATTCCATAGCACagtttttccctatttttactctgaaaaataaaattacatgcCCTCTCCCAGCATCTCAGAAAGTGCCTCTTAGGACAAACTGAATAAACTATACTGCTGTGGTTTAATCTCAGATGGCAACAAAGTCCCATGAAGCTCACTCATCCTCCACCCCATATGGACGGGAAGGAGAATCAGAAAAAGGTAAAATCTATGGGTTGAGATGAGAACAAATTAATAATTCAAATACAGgaaaatacaataataaaaatattaattgtaataaaaaggcagataaaaagagagagaaaaataaagctcAAGAGAAACCAACGATGCACAGTACAACTGCTCACCACCCACCTGGCCTGATCCCAAGCAGTGACTGGCCCCTTCTGCCAACTCCCCCCACTTTATACACTGAACACGATGCTccatggtatggaatatccctttggtcagtttggtCAGTAGTGTTCGAGCCATGCTCTCTCACAAGGCTTCTCCTCCTCAttggcagagcaggagacacCGAGAAGGCCTTGGCTTAAttgttgctgagcagtgcttactctaaaacatcagtgtgttatcaataTTATTCTCATCTTAAATCCCAAACACAGTACTGTGCCAGCTACTAGGATGAAAATGAATTCTATCCCAGCTGAAAACAGGACAATATCCACCACATATTCTATGCCACTTACATCATGCCCACACTTTTCAATACATCCCAATTAACCATCAttattttttgtgtcttttgaTACAGGTATGATTCCCTTAGTCTACAAGCCATCCCTCTAAAACATCTGTTGAGCTCACTCATGCATCCTTTGGGCTCCAGTTCATGGCAGGTCTTCAGGGCAGGAAAGATGGTGTGTTATGCTGGATTGCTGCCTATTGAAGTTAGCTCTCATTCCACCACTGCTGTGTTTGTCCAGTTCCATCAAAGTTTGTTCTTTGTTAATCTGGGTGACTCCTACTGTAATACCCTTGATGTGGCATGTAGCCCCCTCAGCAGTGGTGACATGAGTGTTATATGGCAATTAACATCATACAATCCAAATCACTGGCTGTCCTCACACAGAACCAGATCCCCTGGAACAAAACTTTGGACTTCCCTATCCTCCCACAGTACCCACCAAGTGCACCAAGGTCCTCAAGCAAAAGCAATCCCTTGTCACTGTCTGTTGCAGGAATAACTCCAATTGTTTTCCCCAGAAGCTTTTTTGTGTGCACTACAGGGACTTTATCCCCCTCTACACTGTGTAAAAGTTTTACTTGAGCACAGCTGGCCCAGCTGGCAGATAGATCTCTAGTGCTGACTGTCCAGGTGGCCTTCGCTAAATGTGTATCCCATTGTTTGAAGTTCCCACCACCCACTGCTCTCAGTAACAGTCTGTTCCATCATTCAATTTTCCTGGAGACTGGCACATGATAGTGCATGTGATAAACCCACACAATGCCACGCTCTTCAACCCAGGTGTCTGCGAGGTTGTTTTGGAAATGAGTCCCCTTGCCTGGCTCAATTCCTTCTGGGATGCCATGCTGCCGTAAGGCTTGCTTTCCAAGGCTCAGGACAGTGCTCCAGGAGGTGGCATGGGGCATGAAATAGGTTTCCAGTTATCCAGTGGTTGCTTCTACCATCATAAGCATATGGTGCTTGCCTTGGTGGGTGTGTGGGAGTCTGATAAAGAGTCCATCTGCCAGGTGTCCCCgtatttttatttcagccatTGTCCTCCACACCAAAGAGGCTTTAACAGCTCATCTTGAATAACTGAAGTGTATGTTTCACAACTATGGATAGCCCTACAAGAGTGCCCATGGTCAAGTCCACCACTCAATCATCACCCCATTTACATGTTGCATTTTTTCCTTGATGACCTCAGATGTCACCAAGCAATAAATAATTCACTCTTGTGAGTCTTGCCAGTCCAGATCCACTTCAATCTAAAAAGTCTGATCCACCTCTTGGTTGTTTTGATGTTCCTTGGTGGCCCAACTCTTGGGTACATGAGCATCCACGTGACATACCTTCACAACCAGGGTCTCCACCCAGGCAGCAGTATCTTGCCACAAGGCAGCAGCCCAGATGGGTTTACCTCTGCTCTACTTCCATCACTGTAACCACCACCACATGGCATTTGCCACCACCCGTGAATCAGTAGAGATaaagcatcggctgtttttctTGTTCAGCAGTGTCTAAAGCCAATGTTCATCTCTGCAAAGTAATTCAAGtcaccttctccttcagcagctcctgtaATTTTTTGTAGGATATGCCATACACCCACTTTTCAACCTCAATGCTTTCCTACAATACAGCAGGAATcaaacatttctcattttttggTAACTTATTATACAAGAGTCTCTTCAGCACATCATCTCCTCAGGCAGCATCCAAGAGTCTGCCCTCTCACCAATCCCAGGAGTCTTGAAAGCAGTCATGATGACTGAAGTTTCCTGTTTGAGCACCCAGTATGACCAACAAGACCCACTTATTCCACATAGCATCAGCTATGTGGTGTGCAGGAGACCCATCCTTTGCAcatccagcccagcagcaggaattggGATGCCAGGGGAATTGTGCTTCGGTACCAATCACTTCCATAGCAGCTGGAACCTCTTTGTAAGTTGCCAGTATCTCTTTTACAGTTGGAATACAGTGGGCTTCAGATCCTCTGTACCCCTGACTCCAAAACCTTGAGGTTGACTCAATTCTCACTGTGCTTTCTACCACAGGTTCCAGGTAGGACCCTTGTCCTTGGCTGTGGTGTAGAGATCATTTTTTGTATCTTGTCCTGCCTGGACTGGCCCAAGGGCTGGGCAGAGTTAATTTTCTGCATGAATTATCTCCTGTTTTATTTGTTCAAAGGCTTGTTGTTGTTCAGGGCCCCATCTGAAATCATTCTTCTTCTGGGTCACTTGACAGAGAACGCTGACAATCAGACTGTAATTTGGAAcgtgcattctccaaaaacccaCAATGCCTAAGAAAGTTTGTGCTTTTCTTACTAGTTGGTAGAAACATATCTGTTATTTTGCAAACCAAATCCATTGGGATCTGATGACATCCACCTCGctattttattcttaaaaaggGATCTCCTGTGGAGGTTCCTGGACCTTACTTTGTCTTATGGCAGCTTTCAGAGAGATTTGGactattttcttccctttctcaaAAACTTCTGCTGCTGTATTGCCCACAATAGTACTATCAATATATTGCAAGTCCACGGCAAATGGTTCAAATTTCTGCCACGTGGGTTGGGCACACTGACTTCATCTGGATCTGTGGGTGACTGTGCCCTGCTCATGTCATAATAAACCCCCTCTGGTACAGCTAATTCCCTCAGGTACCAGACATGTCTCCCCACAGTAGCCCACCTGCCTGGGTGACATTACATCTTTCCTGAAGGATACCTTTCCTTCACACCTGACCTAGTTGCCTCTACAGGCTGAAGACTTGTGTCATTTTTTCAATCACCTTGTCAATGCTCTCTTCCCTAGAAGGTTATCCCAACTGCTTAGCCTCCCTATCTCCTAATTCTAGGCTACTAGCCCCACTGGAGCAGCCAGGTGACAATGTGCACCCCTGGACAGCAGCTGAAACTTCTTCACATATCCCACAGATCCCTCAGGGACAGGGATTGAGTGGTTACCTCTTGTTCTGTCTCTTCTTCCATCCAGTTTTTGTGATGGCCCTGCTTCATCCTCCTTCACTAAATGAGCTGACTTTGGTGCTCATTTCTTCTTgtgtacaagcacaactgacaATGGCACAAGCTCATCCTCTGGCTCAGCTGCATCATCCCTTGTTGGGGCCTGAGTAGTCACACTGCATGATGCCAGGGTCTGAGCAGCCACAAACAGCTGCTTAACCCTAAACAAGACCTGAACCACATTCTCAGTTCCTGATGGTCCATTAATGGACCATGGTTTCAGCATCCCAAGGATattcaaaatttccaaaattcccatgcctggggaagaaggggaagacTGTGTGTGTCTTCTACACAGGTTGGCTGTGTAAGCAAATGGTGCCACTATTAGCAGTTTCTAACAGATGGTTCCCCAAGTATTGAGGTGATGACCAAGGGGCTGAGAGTATGGAAACCAGATTCGTTTCAAGGCCAGCAGTTCTGTGCTATCACATAATCCAGTGCTACCAAGTACAATAAAATTATAACCTTAGTccagccccccaaaataccATAACACTAGGGGGAACATACACAGGAAGTAAATTGTTACATAACACAACATCTCTGATAGCAAATAATTCAACACTGTGATCAACAACTAATAAACTAATAAGATGAATCCTGATAACAAATTTATTTCAACATGGTCTGGTTAGATCTGTCATGGAGGAGAATCAGAAAGATAAAACTCATGTGTTGACACAAGAACAAGTTAATAATtggaataaagtaaaatataataacaACAATTGTAATTATTATTACA
This genomic window contains:
- the KLF11 gene encoding Krueppel-like factor 11, which gives rise to MHGSPCSDMGDAPAVDIVDIYESIRERQRHDSERSTCSTLEQNDIEAVEALVCMSSWGQRSQKGDILKIRPLTPFSDSGDFTMHAEATAELPKDYLSTLCMTPPHSPDFVEMSAATLLSSQVTYSKPRTVMANTAACSVTSATSASPIAKPSVPSAGRQCSQKPVISEFSAPQPCRAMATSVIRHTGDSSAYHHIPAVQEKTKVTSGYSTSRDWCGADDRKHSRLPQDTWAADDLIKKTSPVHQPYARDSSDIVTNKGQPPVRPVSPQTHLPKNCESDLQKRATPVAPAPVSSPQVLCQMIPVNGQSSMINAYVKPSAPMKPILPQTAPLSQPVLMGPSVPQGTVMLVLPPPAVTQTPQGPPAVVAVGSTKLLPLAPAPVFIASGQTCAPQMDFSRRRNYVCDFPGCKKTYFKSSHLKAHLRTHTGEKPFSCNWDGCDKKFARSDELSRHRRTHTGEKKFSCPVCERRFMRSDHLTKHTRRHMATKKAPSWQTEVGKLSRIATAEKPRGSSALSMLIPVPSPVCQG